A window of Mixophyes fleayi isolate aMixFle1 chromosome 10, aMixFle1.hap1, whole genome shotgun sequence contains these coding sequences:
- the LOC142103994 gene encoding receptor-type tyrosine-protein phosphatase eta-like — MIWEKHIYTIVILSKRLENGTVQSEEYWPLREAKTFGDIKVTLISENILRDWTVRDFKVTNDKNNETRQVRQFHFMAWTENGDLNERAVLIQFVNLILQHRKEFSPNYPTLVHCRAGAGRSGIFVALDRIINQLEDNNTVDLYETVHNLQLHRPTMMQSQAQYMFLHQCTLDIIRGENRANSHHDNQTVVEESVYEEILNALDYKSTPENDENVYDLCLS, encoded by the exons ATGATTTGGGAGAAACATATCTACACTATTGTTATCCTATCGAAACGTCTAGAAAATGGCACG GTACAGAGTGAGGAATATTGGCCCTTAAGAGAAGCCAAGACATTTGGTGACATAAAAGTAACTTTAATATCAGAAAACATCCTCCGTGATTGGACTGTCAGAGACTTTAAAGTGACAAAT GATAAGAACAACGAAACTCGCCAAGTACGACAATTCCATTTTATGGCATGGACTGAGAATGGTGACCTCAATGAACGCGCTGTACTTATTCAGTTTGTAAATCTGATCCTACAGCATAGAAAAGAATTCTCTCCTAATTATCCTACTCTGGTGCACTGCAG GGCTGGGGCTGGGAGATCTGGAATATTCGTCGCCCTTGATCGCATTATTAACCAATTAGAAGATAATAATACTGTGGATCTGTATGAAACAGTCCATAATTTGCAACTGCATCGCCCCACAATGATGCAATCACAG GCTCAGTATATGTTCCTGCACCAATGCACTCTAGATATCATCAGGGGAGAAAATAGAGCAAACAGCCATCATGATAACCAGACAGTGGTAGAAGAATCGGTTTATGAAGAAATACTCAACGCACTTGACTACAAGTCAACTCCAGAGAACGATGAAAATGTCTATGATCTGTGTCTAAGTTAG